In a genomic window of Streptomyces sp. BHT-5-2:
- a CDS encoding cation:proton antiporter, whose protein sequence is MPATELAAALPAVDPVAHLLLALPLIMACGQVAGVLCRRVGQAPVIGEILVGIALGPSLLGAVWPEGQRWLFPADLLPVLNALAQLGLVLFMFLIGYELDLRHVRSRGRTAVLVSNAGIALPLLGGLLLALVMYRRFAAPGVGFPAFALFIAVSMSITAFPVIARILADRGADRTPVGALALTCAAFDDITAWCLLALVTALAKGGSPAAVLVTLGLSLAFVAAVHFGVRPLLARQAARHGGRFARAALPLVLSGVLLAAYTTDRIGIHPIFGAFLLGTAMPRDSAVVAAAVDRMRALTVVLLLPLFFVYSGMHTDFRLLGGVGMWGWCALITAVAILAKWAGATGAARLTGLGWQESVSLGALMNCRGLTELVVLGIGLQLKVITPPVFAMLVVMTLVTTILTAPALNLIERVSARRTPSAPCTEMAMKCQ, encoded by the coding sequence ATGCCCGCGACTGAACTCGCGGCGGCGCTCCCGGCGGTGGACCCGGTCGCCCACCTCCTGCTGGCCCTCCCCCTGATCATGGCCTGCGGGCAGGTGGCCGGGGTGCTCTGCCGCCGGGTGGGGCAGGCCCCGGTCATCGGCGAGATCCTCGTCGGGATCGCGCTCGGCCCCTCCCTGCTCGGGGCCGTCTGGCCCGAGGGGCAGCGCTGGCTGTTCCCGGCGGACCTGCTGCCGGTCCTCAACGCCCTGGCGCAGCTCGGCCTCGTCCTGTTCATGTTCCTGATCGGCTACGAGCTCGACCTGCGCCACGTCAGGAGCCGGGGCCGCACCGCGGTCCTGGTCAGCAACGCCGGCATCGCCCTCCCGCTGCTCGGCGGACTGCTGCTGGCCCTCGTGATGTACCGTCGGTTCGCCGCTCCTGGCGTCGGGTTCCCCGCGTTCGCCCTGTTCATCGCCGTCTCCATGAGCATCACGGCGTTCCCGGTGATCGCCCGGATCCTCGCCGACCGCGGGGCCGACCGCACCCCGGTCGGGGCCCTCGCCCTGACCTGCGCGGCCTTCGACGACATCACCGCCTGGTGCCTGCTCGCCCTGGTGACCGCGCTGGCCAAGGGCGGTTCGCCCGCGGCGGTGCTGGTCACCCTCGGCCTGAGCCTGGCCTTCGTCGCCGCCGTGCACTTCGGGGTGCGGCCGCTCCTGGCCCGGCAGGCCGCCCGGCACGGCGGCCGGTTCGCCCGCGCCGCCCTCCCCCTGGTGCTGTCCGGCGTCCTGCTGGCGGCCTACACCACCGACCGGATCGGCATCCACCCGATCTTCGGAGCCTTCCTGCTCGGTACGGCGATGCCCCGCGACTCGGCGGTGGTGGCGGCGGCCGTGGACCGGATGCGCGCGCTCACCGTCGTGCTGCTGCTCCCGCTGTTCTTCGTGTACTCGGGGATGCACACCGACTTCCGGCTGCTCGGCGGCGTCGGGATGTGGGGCTGGTGCGCGCTGATCACCGCCGTCGCCATCCTCGCCAAGTGGGCCGGAGCCACCGGAGCGGCCCGCCTGACCGGCCTTGGCTGGCAGGAGTCCGTCTCCCTGGGCGCCCTGATGAACTGCCGCGGCCTGACCGAACTCGTCGTCCTCGGCATCGGCCTGCAACTGAAGGTCATCACGCCGCCTGTCTTCGCGATGCTCGTGGTGATGACACTGGTCACCACGATCCTCACGGCCCCCGCACTGAATCTGATCGAGCGGGTGTCCGCGCGCCGGACGCCCTCCGCACCGTGCACAGAAATGGCCATGAAATGTCAGTAA
- the ddaH gene encoding dimethylargininase — protein sequence MPYPQPIEPPHTPEAPRTRTAIRRRLLMCRPSHFDVHYSINPWMHPEKPVDAELALAQWETLRALYEELGHTVELIEPVGGLPDMVFAANGATVVDGKVFGARFRHVERTAEGPAYLDWFRDQGYQELCWPEYINEGEGDYLLVGRRLLAGTGFRTDVRSHAEAQEFFGVPVTGLTLVDPEFYHLDTALAVLSDTEVMYYPAAFTPGSRAVLRELYPDAILATDADAAVFGLNAFSDGHNVLLPQSATHLIDALRERGFAPRGVDLSELLKAGGSVKCCTLELRDRA from the coding sequence ATGCCCTACCCGCAGCCCATCGAGCCGCCGCACACCCCCGAGGCTCCCCGCACCCGCACCGCGATCCGGCGCCGGCTGCTGATGTGCCGCCCCAGCCACTTCGACGTGCACTACTCCATCAACCCGTGGATGCACCCCGAGAAGCCCGTGGACGCCGAACTCGCCCTCGCCCAGTGGGAGACGCTGCGCGCGCTCTACGAGGAGCTCGGGCACACCGTCGAGCTGATCGAGCCGGTCGGCGGCCTGCCCGACATGGTCTTCGCCGCCAACGGCGCCACCGTCGTCGACGGCAAGGTGTTCGGCGCCCGCTTCCGCCACGTCGAGCGCACCGCCGAGGGCCCCGCCTACCTGGACTGGTTCCGCGACCAGGGCTACCAGGAGCTGTGCTGGCCCGAGTACATCAACGAGGGCGAGGGCGACTACCTCCTCGTCGGACGCCGGCTGCTGGCCGGCACCGGGTTCCGCACCGATGTGCGCTCGCACGCCGAGGCACAGGAGTTCTTCGGCGTCCCGGTCACCGGACTGACCCTGGTCGACCCGGAGTTCTACCACCTGGACACCGCGCTCGCGGTGCTGTCCGACACCGAGGTCATGTACTACCCGGCCGCCTTCACCCCCGGCAGCCGGGCCGTGCTCCGCGAGCTCTACCCGGACGCGATCCTCGCCACCGACGCGGACGCCGCGGTCTTCGGCCTCAACGCCTTCAGCGACGGCCACAACGTCCTGCTGCCGCAGTCCGCCACCCACCTCATCGACGCGCTGCGCGAGCGTGGCTTCGCACCGCGCGGCGTCGACCTGTCCGAGCTGCTCAAGGCCGGCGGCAGCGTCAAGTGCTGCACGCTCGAACTCCGCGACCGTGCCTGA
- a CDS encoding ABC transporter substrate-binding protein, with protein sequence MTQIPRKGGTISWACTPGFPPAGIFPLLPPGRFGARSLYEFQMLMYRPLYWYGTKGDAQVDYELSMAEAPRWSEDGRTATLTVKPYKWSNGETVNADGVMLWMHLLEAKKEEYGGYVPGYFPDNLTGYEKIAEDQVRFTFDRAYAQNWVLMNQFSLITPLPKAWDRTAEGPANATAHKEEAYAVYDYLMAENGDVYAEDNSARARWADSPIWSIVNGPWRLASYGMDGLVTMVPNPSYSGPNKPYADAFRLVPTETDEEQYRALEGGPHGPDAIHLGFLPFDKITEPAADPVTGGPNPLAEHYRIVPQILYAIHYFPFNFANTTVAGKIFRQLYFRQALQTTLDQDGSFQEVYQGYGYPTYGPVPALPATELRSPAQKSNPFPFDVDRARRMLQDNGWDTSVTPAVCVAPGTGPGQAGEGIPAGTRLTISLRYASGHEKTLARVMRKFRDDAARAGIELVLEEVYPSVLVGQDTTGTTNWELSCWNGGWVYGPNFHPTGELLYQTGAGCNFGSYSDPVADELIAKTVTSDDLADLYAYQDYLAEQVPVIWMPNFPLRVFEVANQLKGVEPINPLGFINPENWYFVDEPDGSDARD encoded by the coding sequence ATGACCCAGATACCCCGCAAGGGCGGCACGATCAGCTGGGCCTGCACGCCCGGCTTCCCACCCGCCGGCATCTTCCCCCTGCTGCCGCCGGGCCGGTTCGGCGCCCGCAGCCTGTACGAGTTCCAGATGCTGATGTACCGGCCGCTGTACTGGTACGGCACCAAGGGCGACGCGCAGGTCGACTACGAGCTGAGCATGGCCGAGGCACCCCGGTGGAGCGAGGACGGGCGCACCGCGACCCTCACCGTCAAGCCCTACAAGTGGTCCAACGGCGAGACCGTGAACGCCGACGGGGTGATGCTCTGGATGCACCTGCTGGAGGCGAAGAAGGAGGAGTACGGCGGCTATGTGCCCGGCTACTTCCCGGACAACCTGACCGGGTACGAGAAGATCGCCGAGGACCAGGTCCGCTTCACCTTCGACCGGGCGTACGCGCAGAACTGGGTCCTGATGAACCAGTTCAGCCTCATCACCCCGCTGCCCAAGGCATGGGACCGCACCGCCGAGGGCCCCGCCAACGCCACCGCCCACAAGGAGGAGGCGTACGCGGTCTACGACTACCTGATGGCCGAGAACGGCGACGTCTACGCGGAGGACAACTCCGCGCGGGCCCGCTGGGCCGACAGCCCCATCTGGTCGATCGTCAACGGCCCCTGGAGGCTCGCCAGTTACGGGATGGACGGCCTCGTCACCATGGTGCCCAACCCGTCCTACTCCGGGCCCAACAAGCCCTACGCCGACGCGTTCCGCCTGGTGCCCACCGAGACCGACGAGGAACAGTACCGGGCGCTCGAGGGCGGCCCCCACGGACCGGACGCCATCCACCTGGGCTTCCTGCCCTTCGACAAGATCACCGAGCCGGCCGCGGACCCCGTCACCGGAGGCCCCAACCCGCTGGCCGAGCACTACCGGATCGTCCCGCAGATCCTCTACGCCATCCACTACTTCCCGTTCAACTTCGCCAACACCACCGTCGCCGGGAAGATCTTCCGGCAGCTGTACTTCCGGCAGGCGCTACAGACCACCCTGGACCAGGACGGCTCGTTCCAGGAGGTCTACCAGGGCTACGGCTACCCCACCTACGGCCCGGTCCCCGCCCTGCCGGCCACCGAGCTGCGCTCGCCCGCGCAGAAGTCCAACCCGTTCCCCTTCGACGTGGACCGCGCCCGCCGGATGCTCCAGGACAACGGCTGGGACACCTCGGTCACCCCCGCCGTCTGCGTCGCCCCCGGCACCGGGCCCGGCCAGGCCGGCGAGGGCATCCCCGCCGGCACCCGGCTGACCATCTCGCTGCGCTACGCCTCCGGGCACGAGAAGACGCTGGCCCGGGTGATGCGCAAGTTCCGCGACGACGCCGCGCGGGCCGGCATCGAGCTGGTGCTGGAGGAGGTGTACCCCTCGGTCCTGGTCGGCCAGGACACCACCGGAACCACCAACTGGGAGCTGTCCTGCTGGAACGGCGGCTGGGTCTACGGGCCCAACTTCCACCCGACCGGCGAACTGCTCTACCAGACCGGCGCCGGCTGCAACTTCGGCAGCTACTCCGACCCGGTCGCCGACGAACTCATCGCCAAGACCGTCACCAGCGACGACCTCGCCGACCTGTACGCCTACCAGGACTACCTCGCCGAGCAGGTCCCGGTGATCTGGATGCCCAACTTCCCACTGCGGGTCTTCGAGGTGGCCAACCAGCTCAAGGGCGTCGAGCCGATCAACCCGCTCGGCTTCATCAACCCCGAGAACTGGTACTTCGTCGACGAGCCGGACGGCTCCGATGCCCGCGACTGA